From Apium graveolens cultivar Ventura chromosome 9, ASM990537v1, whole genome shotgun sequence, the proteins below share one genomic window:
- the LOC141685366 gene encoding secreted RxLR effector protein 161-like, with amino-acid sequence MAANLKLYMEEGAVLADKERYQRLVGKLIYLSHTRPDIAYAVGVVSKFMHKPQASHMEAVWRIIKYLKGTVGHGVLFKSHGHLKVQAYTDADWAGDKGDRRSTSGYFTLVGGNLVTWRSKKQKVVALSSAEAEFRGVARGLAEVLWIRKLLTEIGFSQNKATKIMCDNKAAIQISENPVQHDRTKHVEVDRHFIKEKLEAKIIELPFVQSEDQLADILTKATSGRIFANSLNKLNIGDPTIQLEGEC; translated from the coding sequence ATGGCAGCAAATCTAAAACTTTATATGGAAGAAGGAGCAGTGCTAGCAGATAAAGAGAGATACCAACGGTTAGTGGGAAAGCTAATATACCTTTCTCACACCCGGCCTGACATTGCATACGCTGTAGGGGTGGTCAGTAAATTCATGCATAAACCACAAGCTTCCCACATGGAGGCAGTCTGGAGGATTattaaatatcttaagggaacagttGGTCATGGTGTTTTGTTTAAATCACATGGGCATCTGAAGGTTCAGGCATACACGGATGCAGATTGGGCAGGAGACAAAGGAGATCGAAGGTCAACCTCTGGTTACTTTACACTGGTTGGAGGGAATCTTGTCACATGGAGGAGTAAAAAACAAAAGGTTGTTGCTCTATCCAGTGCTGAGGCGGAGTTCAGAGGGGTCGCACGAGGTCTAGCTGAGGTACTTTGGATACGAAAGCTCTTAACTGAGATTGGTTTTTCACAAAATAAAGCCACTaaaattatgtgtgacaataaaGCGGCTATACAAATCTCTGAAAACCCAGTGCAACATGACAGGACTAAACATGTGGAAGTTGACAGACATTTCATTAAGGAAAAGCTGGAGGCAAAGATCATAGAACTGCCTTTTGTCCAATCTGAAGATCAGTTAGCTGATATTTTAACAAAAGCCACAAGCGGAAGAATCTTTGCAAACAGTTTGAACAAGTTGAATATTGGTGATCCCACCATCCAacttgagggggagtgttag